A window of Terriglobus sp. RCC_193 contains these coding sequences:
- a CDS encoding TfoX/Sxy family protein encodes MIARHAMMGGMARDAGLEAMVEEALEGMRVTRKAMFGGMAWMYRGNLVCGARVGHLLVRLGKGNDAWALALDGVTQMMSGKPMNGWVRVPVEVYADDVVRKRLLDAAKAFVMTLPVKE; translated from the coding sequence ATGATCGCGCGCCATGCCATGATGGGTGGCATGGCGCGCGATGCGGGTTTGGAAGCGATGGTGGAAGAGGCGCTGGAGGGCATGCGCGTAACGCGCAAGGCCATGTTCGGCGGAATGGCGTGGATGTATCGCGGCAACCTGGTGTGCGGTGCTCGTGTGGGACATCTGCTGGTGCGGCTGGGTAAGGGGAATGATGCGTGGGCGCTGGCGCTGGACGGCGTGACACAGATGATGTCGGGCAAGCCAATGAACGGATGGGTGCGTGTGCCTGTGGAAGTGTATGCGGATGATGTGGTGCGGAAGCGGTTGCTGGATGCAGCGAAGGCGTTTGTGATGACGCTGCCGGTGAAGGAATAA
- a CDS encoding M28 family peptidase, which produces MNLHRFKQAAVATAAVLLLSPAFAQQQAGDKVDLDALAQIKHEAFDNSHVMENLFWMSEVYGPRVNNSPNHMAAAEWAMKQMKEWGLQNVHLEYWPFGYGWQIKKFYGAMETPAYAAFTGFPLAWTPGTPGQISVEPIFAPIHSEEDFAKWHGKLKGKAVLIFDPAKLTLHTRADAQPSPTDEEILARAGQPRGGRGPGGPGGPGGAADRDPSGRGRPGEGTQEFSPTSLALANARNHDLRNKMNKFLHDEQPAIVLTPGYNGDGGTIFGTYGGSENPNDPVPPPMVAIGAEQYNRLVRLTQHNIAPKLTFDVQVEYQKKNQNAFNVIGEIPGTTKKDEVVMVGGHFDSWQGGTGATDNGTGSSVAMEAVRILATLHKPMARTVRVALWGGEEEGVYGSTAYVQQHFAERTTMVKKPEYDKFNVYFNDDGGSGRFRGVSAGGSKEMGEIFKSWIEPIKDQHIVAVSGTEFRPTAAPGGTDSTPFSWIGLNGISFMQDPLEYGTRTHHSNADTYDRVQVPDVQQGSMIEAWFAYNAATRPDMLPRIPTPAPDPNAKGHE; this is translated from the coding sequence ATGAATCTGCACCGTTTCAAGCAGGCGGCCGTTGCAACTGCCGCCGTGCTGCTCCTCTCCCCTGCCTTTGCGCAGCAGCAGGCTGGCGACAAAGTGGATCTGGACGCGCTGGCGCAGATCAAGCACGAAGCCTTTGACAACTCGCACGTCATGGAAAACCTCTTCTGGATGTCTGAGGTCTACGGTCCACGTGTGAACAACAGCCCCAACCACATGGCCGCCGCCGAATGGGCCATGAAGCAGATGAAGGAGTGGGGACTACAGAACGTCCACCTGGAGTATTGGCCCTTCGGCTACGGCTGGCAGATCAAGAAGTTCTACGGCGCCATGGAAACCCCGGCTTACGCCGCATTCACCGGCTTCCCGCTCGCATGGACACCCGGCACCCCGGGCCAGATTTCGGTCGAACCCATCTTCGCCCCCATCCACTCAGAGGAAGACTTCGCCAAGTGGCACGGCAAGCTGAAGGGCAAAGCCGTGTTGATCTTTGATCCCGCAAAGCTCACCTTGCACACCCGCGCCGACGCACAGCCCTCGCCCACCGATGAAGAAATCCTCGCCCGCGCAGGCCAGCCCCGCGGCGGTCGCGGACCGGGTGGCCCCGGTGGTCCCGGCGGCGCAGCGGATCGTGATCCCAGTGGTCGCGGACGTCCCGGCGAAGGCACTCAGGAGTTCTCACCCACATCGCTGGCGCTGGCCAACGCCAGGAACCACGACCTCCGCAACAAGATGAATAAATTCCTGCACGACGAGCAGCCGGCCATCGTCCTCACGCCCGGCTACAACGGCGACGGCGGCACCATCTTCGGTACCTACGGCGGCTCTGAAAACCCGAACGATCCCGTCCCGCCGCCAATGGTCGCCATTGGGGCGGAGCAGTACAACCGTCTCGTGCGCCTCACCCAGCACAACATCGCACCAAAGCTCACGTTTGACGTGCAGGTGGAATACCAGAAGAAAAACCAGAACGCCTTCAACGTGATCGGCGAAATCCCCGGCACCACTAAGAAGGACGAAGTCGTCATGGTCGGCGGTCACTTCGATAGCTGGCAGGGCGGCACCGGCGCCACGGACAACGGCACCGGCTCATCCGTTGCAATGGAAGCCGTACGCATCCTCGCCACCCTGCACAAGCCCATGGCTCGCACCGTTCGCGTCGCCCTCTGGGGTGGTGAAGAAGAAGGCGTCTACGGCTCCACCGCATACGTCCAGCAGCACTTCGCGGAACGCACCACCATGGTGAAGAAACCGGAATACGACAAGTTCAACGTCTACTTCAACGATGACGGCGGCTCCGGTCGCTTCCGTGGCGTCTCCGCTGGCGGCAGCAAGGAGATGGGCGAAATCTTCAAGTCGTGGATTGAACCCATCAAGGACCAGCACATCGTCGCCGTCTCCGGGACAGAGTTCCGCCCCACCGCCGCGCCCGGCGGCACAGACTCCACCCCGTTCTCCTGGATCGGCCTGAATGGCATCAGCTTCATGCAGGACCCACTGGAGTACGGCACCCGCACCCACCACTCCAACGCAGACACCTACGACCGCGTGCAGGTACCGGACGTGCAGCAGGGTTCCATGATCGAAGCGTGGTTTGCCTACAACGCAGCCACCCGCCCCGACATGCTGCCCCGCATCCCAACCCCTGCCCCGGACCCCAACGCCAAGGGCCACGAATAA
- a CDS encoding aldo/keto reductase: MAGIPLDPFQIGTDGYAEKRVVGRKFAGQSQVDTKSVCGLAGSCIQQSIMTKRALGSTAIEVSPIMLGGNVFGWTIDEKQSFAVLDRFVDRGYNFIDTADVYSSWIPGNKGGESETILGNWFKKTGKRESVVLATKLGNPMGEGKKGLSAAYMKEAVEASLQRLQTDYIDLYQAHIDDAETSLQETLRAFDDLVKEGKVRAIGASNYSGDRLRAAEEISRREGIARYQTLQPHYNLYHRAEYEHDLAPVVAEFSLGVVPYFALASGFLSGKYKTAGDAEKAKRAGMLGKYFDERGMKILAALEKVSQETGAKQASIALAWLLSRPNILAPIASATSTEQLEDLFAATELELTLEQLKGLSEASAY; the protein is encoded by the coding sequence ATGGCAGGAATTCCTCTGGACCCATTTCAGATTGGCACAGATGGTTACGCAGAGAAAAGAGTCGTGGGACGCAAATTTGCCGGGCAATCGCAGGTGGATACGAAAAGCGTGTGCGGTCTGGCCGGGAGCTGCATCCAACAGAGCATCATGACCAAACGCGCCCTTGGAAGCACCGCAATCGAAGTCTCGCCCATCATGCTGGGCGGCAATGTTTTTGGCTGGACCATCGACGAGAAGCAATCGTTTGCCGTGCTGGATCGCTTTGTGGATCGCGGATACAACTTCATTGATACGGCGGATGTGTACTCGTCGTGGATTCCCGGGAACAAGGGCGGCGAGAGCGAGACGATTCTTGGGAACTGGTTCAAGAAGACGGGCAAGCGCGAGAGCGTGGTGCTGGCGACGAAGCTGGGTAATCCCATGGGCGAGGGCAAGAAGGGCCTGAGCGCGGCGTATATGAAGGAAGCCGTGGAGGCTTCGTTACAGCGGTTGCAGACGGATTACATCGACCTGTACCAGGCACACATTGATGATGCGGAGACGTCGCTGCAGGAGACGCTGCGTGCGTTTGACGACCTGGTGAAGGAAGGCAAGGTCCGAGCGATTGGCGCGTCGAACTATTCTGGCGATCGTCTGCGTGCTGCGGAGGAGATTTCGCGGCGCGAGGGCATTGCGCGCTACCAGACGCTGCAGCCGCACTACAACCTGTATCACCGTGCGGAGTATGAGCATGATCTTGCGCCGGTGGTTGCGGAGTTCAGCCTGGGGGTGGTGCCTTACTTCGCGCTGGCTTCGGGCTTCCTGAGTGGCAAATACAAGACGGCAGGCGATGCGGAGAAGGCAAAGCGTGCGGGCATGCTGGGTAAGTATTTTGATGAGCGCGGCATGAAGATCCTGGCGGCGCTGGAGAAGGTGAGCCAGGAGACAGGAGCGAAGCAGGCTTCGATTGCGCTGGCCTGGTTGTTGTCGCGACCGAATATCCTGGCGCCGATTGCGAGTGCTACGTCGACGGAGCAGTTGGAGGATTTGTTTGCTGCTACGGAGTTGGAGCTGACGCTGGAGCAGTTGAAGGGTCTGAGCGAAGCTTCTGCGTATTGA
- a CDS encoding acetamidase/formamidase family protein, which produces MKRLLPLLLFTATLLPAQQQPTATNERWQLTADFYGATRYYRLDLDQHDTTHVSGTYNGTHLAGTNTGGHLKIEGTENGNHVIVDAHQDHDALTGTVTFGEIASPLICPFTATLVKPLPKTTPQTHEFKPTTYYRQYSALNKPVLHINPGDTIHTTTVDAGGNDENNIKRIAGGNPQTGPFYIAGAQPGDTIAIHIQKLRLNRDTAGSNDDFVQSASSPSLAVRTRDNHSSITWKLDRVHMTASPDSGSAALKDLNIPLRPMLGCVAVAVAPSDAPPPTGDSGYYGGNMDFNEIGEGATVYLPVINPGALLYFGDAHALQGDGELNGNALETSMDVTVTVDLIQDRKTGFPRIETPTQFIALGYSGYLDDALKDATANMAGWLANIYKLNPSELGQFLGAAAQYRVTEVADRNSGIALKIDKSLLNNLHIPPTQ; this is translated from the coding sequence ATGAAGCGTCTGCTGCCGCTGCTCCTGTTCACCGCCACGCTCCTGCCTGCCCAGCAACAACCCACAGCCACCAACGAACGCTGGCAACTCACCGCTGACTTCTACGGAGCAACGCGCTACTACCGGCTCGATCTGGACCAGCACGACACCACCCACGTGTCCGGCACATACAATGGCACACACCTCGCCGGCACCAACACGGGCGGCCACCTCAAAATCGAAGGCACAGAAAACGGCAACCACGTCATCGTCGACGCGCATCAGGATCACGATGCCCTCACCGGCACAGTCACCTTCGGCGAAATCGCATCGCCTCTCATCTGCCCTTTCACGGCCACGCTCGTGAAACCTCTGCCCAAAACCACGCCGCAAACGCACGAGTTCAAACCCACCACCTACTACCGCCAGTACTCAGCGCTCAACAAGCCCGTGCTGCACATCAACCCCGGCGACACGATCCACACCACCACCGTAGACGCGGGCGGCAACGACGAAAACAACATCAAGCGCATCGCCGGCGGCAATCCGCAAACGGGCCCGTTCTACATCGCAGGCGCACAGCCCGGCGACACCATCGCCATCCACATCCAGAAGCTCCGCCTCAATCGCGACACCGCCGGCTCCAACGACGATTTCGTACAGTCCGCGTCGTCTCCCTCGCTCGCCGTTCGCACGCGCGACAACCACAGCAGCATCACATGGAAGCTCGACCGCGTACACATGACCGCATCGCCGGACTCCGGCAGCGCCGCATTAAAAGACCTGAATATCCCGTTGCGTCCCATGCTCGGCTGCGTCGCGGTAGCGGTCGCTCCCAGCGACGCACCACCACCCACCGGCGACTCCGGCTACTACGGCGGCAACATGGATTTCAATGAAATCGGCGAAGGAGCCACCGTCTATCTTCCCGTCATCAATCCCGGTGCCCTGCTCTACTTCGGCGACGCGCACGCGCTGCAGGGCGACGGCGAACTCAACGGCAACGCGCTCGAAACATCGATGGATGTCACCGTCACCGTCGACCTCATACAAGACCGCAAAACCGGCTTCCCCCGCATCGAAACCCCAACGCAGTTCATCGCACTGGGCTACTCCGGCTATCTCGACGACGCCCTCAAAGACGCCACCGCCAACATGGCAGGCTGGCTCGCCAACATTTACAAACTCAACCCCAGTGAACTCGGCCAGTTCCTGGGCGCCGCCGCACAATACCGCGTCACAGAAGTGGCCGACCGCAACTCCGGCATCGCGCTAAAAATCGACAAGTCCTTACTCAACAACCTGCACATCCCGCCAACGCAATAA
- a CDS encoding VOC family protein, producing the protein MTEWFARPVLQVTDVAAALRFYVERLGFTNPWRYDEDGRLRVAQVERQRCALILTNNLPEKIGNGLIFVSLNVEPETYEASVAALDGLRAELESRGVMVRDASWGYRVLVVNDPDGNQLFFNYPNKDEFAATTGDGASLAHLVR; encoded by the coding sequence ATGACAGAGTGGTTTGCGCGGCCGGTTCTGCAGGTGACGGATGTTGCGGCTGCGCTGCGCTTTTATGTGGAGCGGCTGGGCTTCACGAATCCCTGGCGATATGACGAAGACGGCAGACTGCGTGTGGCGCAGGTGGAGCGGCAGCGGTGCGCGCTGATCCTGACGAATAACCTGCCAGAGAAGATTGGTAACGGGCTGATCTTCGTATCACTGAATGTCGAACCGGAGACATATGAGGCGTCTGTCGCCGCGCTGGATGGGTTGCGTGCGGAACTGGAATCCCGAGGCGTTATGGTGCGGGATGCTTCGTGGGGCTACCGGGTATTGGTGGTGAACGATCCGGACGGCAACCAGCTGTTTTTCAACTATCCAAACAAAGACGAATTTGCGGCGACAACAGGCGATGGAGCTTCGCTGGCGCACTTGGTGCGTTGA
- a CDS encoding DHA2 family efflux MFS transporter permease subunit, which yields MQSLQDEENDVPPAGESDVAASLHHAEEVMDRAETALAPSAAEFEPGVPLARVREPRVFNPWIIALVVTMGTFMEVLDTSIANVALPHIAGSLSASQDESTWVLTSYLVANAIILPISGWISSILGRRNFYLGSVILFTIFSALCGVAPTLAALVVFRVLQGLSGGGLQPSVQAILADAFPGEKRGMAMAVYTVAILCAPVLGPTLGGWITDNYSWRWIFYINIPVGVLCAIFTRMVLHDPPHLTKAREARKGKPIQIDGTGLALVSIGLAATEIVLDRGQELDWFGNSFILWSTIIAVVAVVGAIFWELHVKNPVVNLRLLKERNFLFCCVIVLGMYTALYATTFLLPQFMQELMGYDATTAGIAVSPAGLVTMLEVPLIGWLLSKGTDARRLIACGIITMTAGTYWLSLGNLSVAETNLIWPRVLQVMGLGMTTVPLSTIMFRFLPADQSSNAAGIYALVRNEGGSIGIALSSTFLQRMTQAHQTYLSADITSSSPGVMQQIKSAGAAMGGAAIDKTYDGMALLYHQVQQQALLLAYMDQYRLFAYILACLLPMVLFLKRPPKVVGKITLDAH from the coding sequence ATGCAGTCATTACAGGACGAAGAAAACGACGTGCCGCCTGCGGGGGAATCTGATGTGGCGGCATCGTTGCATCATGCGGAAGAGGTGATGGATCGCGCCGAGACGGCGTTGGCTCCCTCTGCGGCGGAATTTGAGCCGGGTGTGCCGCTGGCTCGTGTGCGGGAACCGCGTGTGTTCAATCCGTGGATTATTGCGCTGGTGGTGACGATGGGCACGTTCATGGAGGTGCTGGATACCTCGATTGCGAACGTGGCGTTGCCGCATATTGCGGGCAGCCTTTCCGCTTCGCAGGATGAGAGCACGTGGGTGCTGACGAGTTATCTCGTGGCGAACGCGATCATTCTGCCGATCAGTGGATGGATTTCAAGCATTCTTGGACGGCGGAATTTTTATCTTGGATCGGTCATTCTCTTCACGATCTTTTCTGCGCTTTGCGGCGTTGCGCCGACGCTGGCTGCCCTGGTGGTGTTCCGCGTGTTGCAGGGGTTGTCCGGTGGCGGTTTGCAGCCGAGTGTGCAGGCGATTCTGGCCGATGCGTTTCCGGGTGAGAAGCGTGGCATGGCGATGGCCGTGTATACCGTGGCGATTCTGTGCGCGCCGGTGCTGGGGCCGACGCTGGGCGGATGGATTACGGATAACTATTCGTGGCGCTGGATCTTCTACATCAACATTCCAGTGGGCGTTCTGTGTGCCATCTTCACGCGCATGGTGCTGCATGATCCGCCGCACCTGACGAAGGCGCGCGAGGCACGCAAGGGCAAGCCGATACAGATTGATGGCACGGGTTTGGCGCTGGTCAGTATTGGTCTTGCGGCGACGGAGATTGTGCTGGACCGTGGGCAGGAGCTGGACTGGTTCGGTAATTCGTTCATCCTGTGGAGCACGATCATCGCCGTGGTGGCGGTGGTGGGCGCGATCTTCTGGGAACTGCATGTGAAGAACCCAGTGGTGAATCTGCGGCTGTTGAAGGAACGCAACTTTCTGTTCTGCTGCGTGATTGTGCTGGGTATGTACACGGCGCTGTATGCGACGACGTTCCTGTTGCCGCAGTTCATGCAGGAGTTGATGGGCTATGACGCTACGACTGCGGGTATCGCGGTGTCGCCTGCGGGTTTGGTGACGATGCTGGAAGTGCCGCTGATTGGTTGGTTGCTGAGCAAGGGCACCGATGCGCGGCGATTGATTGCGTGCGGCATTATCACCATGACGGCGGGTACTTATTGGTTGTCGCTGGGCAATCTCAGCGTGGCAGAGACGAACCTGATCTGGCCGCGTGTGTTGCAGGTGATGGGGCTTGGCATGACGACGGTGCCGCTGTCGACGATCATGTTCCGCTTTCTGCCTGCGGACCAGAGCAGCAATGCCGCGGGTATTTATGCGCTGGTGCGCAATGAGGGCGGATCGATTGGCATTGCGCTTTCGAGTACGTTTCTGCAACGCATGACGCAGGCGCACCAGACGTATCTGAGTGCGGACATTACTTCGTCTTCGCCGGGTGTGATGCAACAGATCAAGTCGGCGGGTGCTGCGATGGGTGGCGCTGCCATCGACAAGACGTATGACGGAATGGCATTGCTGTATCACCAGGTGCAGCAGCAGGCGTTGCTACTGGCGTACATGGATCAGTACCGTCTGTTTGCTTATATCCTGGCGTGTTTGTTGCCGATGGTGCTGTTCCTGAAGCGGCCTCCGAAGGTGGTGGGAAAGATTACGCTGGACGCACACTGA
- a CDS encoding TetR/AcrR family transcriptional regulator: MAVSELTQKNARLASRKQVLTDLRRSEIIEAALKVFARKGFHHSRTEDVATQANIAKGTLYLYFDSKDAIYDAALQHAVDSLSELSDERVAAAKDTRSRVEAWIHTRLDFWCSRGDMYHMILTVGRETKHRKQTATLLRSAKSDFIAILQQAVDAGDLPPRDLGAIGWLVMDAIRGSNERRILHLCERDITRDTAIIVDTVMRYFE, from the coding sequence ATGGCCGTCTCAGAATTGACACAAAAGAACGCCCGCCTCGCCTCGCGCAAACAGGTCCTCACTGACCTGCGACGCAGCGAAATCATTGAGGCCGCGCTCAAAGTTTTTGCCCGCAAAGGCTTCCATCACTCGCGCACGGAAGACGTCGCCACCCAGGCCAACATCGCCAAAGGTACCCTCTACCTCTACTTCGATTCCAAAGACGCCATCTACGACGCCGCATTGCAACACGCGGTGGACAGCCTCTCGGAGCTTTCCGACGAACGTGTTGCCGCGGCGAAAGACACACGCAGCCGCGTTGAAGCATGGATCCACACACGCCTCGACTTCTGGTGTTCCCGCGGCGACATGTATCACATGATCCTCACCGTCGGCCGCGAAACCAAACACCGCAAACAAACGGCAACGCTCCTTCGTTCCGCAAAATCCGATTTCATTGCGATCCTGCAGCAGGCCGTCGACGCGGGCGATCTACCACCGCGCGATCTTGGCGCCATCGGCTGGCTCGTCATGGACGCCATTCGCGGCTCCAACGAGCGCCGCATTCTGCACCTCTGCGAACGCGACATCACACGCGACACCGCCATCATCGTCGACACCGTCATGCGCTACTTCGAATAG
- the ligA gene encoding NAD-dependent DNA ligase LigA: MSEQATGKEIESLRREIEHHEHLYYVMDAPEITDAQYDRLVNRLKALEAEHPELVTPDSPTQRVGGKPKEGFVKVAHSRPMLSLDNAYNEAELRAWAERVAASIHPNEKLEYVCEYKLDGLSLAMHYEDAEQGAARLARGLTRGDGTVGEDVTSNVRTIRSVPLLVSADKLKKTHVPQTFEVRGEVVMPQAAFVKMNEERERAGQAPAANPRNAAAGTIRTVEPSIVAQRRLDYYAYFLLVNGEFFLPTQSETLEALRIAGFKTNPHARTVSNIDDVLAFIAEAETKRDNLGYEIDGIVIKVNSVAQQKRLGFTGKAPRWAIAYKFPARGAVTKLLGVKFQVGRTGKLTPVAVLAPVGIGGITVARATLHNPDEIARLGVKIGDSVAVERGGDVIPKITEVVHDAQHPRGDVEIVFPSRCPKCDQPVLREEGEVDYRCVNASCPARLHEELVHFASRGVMNIEGLGDVMVGQLLGHSLVEAADTETTASLEEGDVANEEEPTRAALVHTVADLYRLNAEDLLTLERVGQKTADALVEQIDRSRKAPLYRVLLGLGIRHVGERTAQDLANTFGSMDAIMEASVDELKAAEGIGPIVAQTIYDFFQVKKNRDLVEDLRGRGLQFTAEKKVVGTALAGMTFVLTGTLPTLTRDEAKQRIEAAGGKVSGSVSKKTSYVVAGEEAGSKLEKARELGLSVLDEAGLLQLLG; the protein is encoded by the coding sequence ATGAGCGAACAAGCAACAGGGAAAGAAATCGAATCGCTGCGACGCGAGATTGAACACCACGAACATCTGTACTACGTGATGGACGCGCCGGAGATTACGGACGCGCAGTACGACCGGTTAGTGAATCGGCTGAAGGCGTTGGAGGCAGAGCATCCGGAACTGGTTACGCCGGACAGTCCCACGCAGCGCGTTGGCGGTAAGCCGAAGGAAGGCTTTGTGAAGGTGGCGCATTCGCGGCCCATGTTGTCGCTGGACAATGCGTACAACGAAGCAGAGCTGCGTGCGTGGGCGGAGCGTGTGGCGGCTTCGATTCATCCCAACGAGAAGCTGGAATACGTTTGCGAATACAAGCTGGATGGCTTGTCGCTGGCCATGCATTACGAAGATGCGGAGCAGGGTGCGGCGCGTCTTGCACGTGGGCTTACGCGCGGCGATGGAACGGTTGGAGAAGATGTCACCAGCAATGTAAGAACGATTCGCAGTGTGCCTTTGTTAGTAAGCGCGGACAAGTTGAAGAAGACGCATGTGCCGCAGACATTTGAAGTGCGTGGCGAAGTAGTGATGCCGCAGGCTGCGTTCGTGAAGATGAATGAGGAGCGCGAACGTGCGGGGCAGGCGCCCGCCGCGAATCCGCGCAATGCGGCTGCCGGCACCATACGCACTGTGGAGCCGAGTATCGTGGCGCAGCGGCGGCTGGATTACTACGCGTACTTCCTGCTGGTGAATGGTGAGTTTTTTCTGCCAACGCAGAGCGAGACGCTGGAGGCGTTGCGCATTGCCGGATTCAAGACGAATCCACATGCTCGCACGGTCAGCAACATTGACGATGTTCTCGCGTTCATTGCAGAGGCAGAGACGAAGCGCGACAACCTTGGTTATGAGATTGATGGCATTGTGATCAAGGTGAACTCGGTTGCGCAACAGAAGCGGTTGGGCTTCACAGGAAAAGCACCGCGCTGGGCTATCGCGTATAAGTTCCCCGCGCGGGGTGCAGTGACGAAGCTTCTGGGCGTGAAGTTTCAGGTGGGACGCACAGGTAAGCTGACGCCGGTGGCGGTGCTTGCTCCTGTGGGGATCGGTGGCATTACGGTTGCGCGCGCTACTCTGCACAACCCGGATGAGATTGCGCGATTGGGCGTGAAGATTGGCGATTCTGTTGCCGTGGAGCGTGGCGGCGATGTGATTCCGAAGATCACCGAGGTGGTGCACGATGCGCAGCATCCGCGTGGCGATGTGGAGATTGTGTTTCCTTCGCGTTGTCCGAAGTGTGATCAACCTGTGCTGCGTGAAGAAGGCGAGGTGGACTATCGCTGCGTGAATGCGAGTTGTCCCGCGCGTTTGCATGAGGAGCTGGTCCACTTTGCGTCGCGCGGCGTGATGAACATTGAAGGCCTGGGCGATGTGATGGTGGGACAGTTGCTGGGTCACTCGCTGGTTGAAGCTGCGGATACAGAGACGACGGCATCGTTGGAAGAAGGCGATGTTGCGAATGAAGAGGAGCCGACGCGCGCTGCGTTGGTGCACACGGTTGCGGATTTGTATCGCTTGAACGCAGAAGATTTGTTGACGCTGGAACGTGTGGGACAGAAGACTGCGGATGCGTTGGTTGAACAGATTGATCGTTCGCGCAAAGCGCCGCTTTATCGCGTGTTGCTTGGGCTTGGCATACGTCATGTGGGAGAACGCACCGCACAGGATCTGGCGAATACGTTTGGCAGTATGGATGCCATCATGGAGGCGTCAGTGGATGAGTTGAAGGCTGCTGAGGGGATTGGGCCGATTGTTGCGCAGACCATCTATGACTTCTTCCAGGTGAAGAAAAACCGCGATCTGGTTGAGGATTTGCGTGGCCGGGGATTGCAGTTCACTGCTGAAAAGAAAGTGGTTGGCACAGCGCTGGCGGGGATGACGTTTGTGTTGACGGGCACTTTGCCTACGCTGACGCGTGATGAAGCGAAGCAACGGATTGAAGCCGCGGGCGGCAAGGTTTCTGGAAGTGTCTCGAAGAAAACGAGTTACGTGGTGGCTGGAGAAGAGGCTGGAAGCAAGCTGGAAAAGGCGCGTGAGTTGGGACTGTCGGTACTGGATGAGGCGGGATTGCTGCAACTTTTGGGCTAA